The sequence below is a genomic window from Acetivibrio clariflavus DSM 19732.
TACTGGTGAACCAGTATAGACCCAGACCTGCCGGGAATTGGAAAGATACCCACAAAGTCATTAAAGGTGCTATGATAGCCATATTCCTATTCATTGCCATAGCTACATCTTGTGATTTATCATTTTTATTGTCATCATTTTTTCTCATTGTAGACATCATCATCAATTTATTAGACAAAATTGTAGATGTAACAGAAAGTATCGGCAATATCAACAAAGGAAGATACTTTAACATTTCTTCTCCAAATAATTTGCCAGGACTTAAACTTGGTATTGCCCCTAAATCTAAACCCAAGAAATTCATATTTAAAATATTATGAAAGTTAACGGCTCCTAACTGAGCATAAAAACCAGGAACTTTCATTTCATCGGGAACAGCCTCAATAAATGTTTTTATTTCCTCTATACTATAGCCGAACATATATGTCAATGGCTGACCAATTACATATATCAAAGAAAAAAGTATTGGAATCTGCACAAGAAGAGGCAAACAACCGCTAGCAGGATTATATTTATGCTCTGTATATAATTTCATCAATTCTTCATTAAGTTTGTTAGTATCATTTTTGTACTTCCTTTGCAGTTCCTGTATAATTGGCTGTAACTCCTGCATTTTAGCAG
It includes:
- a CDS encoding YidC/Oxa1 family membrane protein insertase, which encodes MFSFIPKFLGIILNFIYENLAFKNYGLAIILFTIFVKLLLLPLTIKQIKSTAKMQELQPIIQELQRKYKNDTNKLNEELMKLYTEHKYNPASGCLPLLVQIPILFSLIYVIGQPLTYMFGYSIEEIKTFIEAVPDEMKVPGFYAQLGAVNFHNILNMNFLGLDLGAIPSLSPGKLFGEEMLKYLPLLILPILSVTSTILSNKLMMMSTMRKNDDNKNDKSQDVAMAMNRNMAIIAPLMTLWVSFQFPAGLGLYWFTSNVFQIFQQLYINKYIVNKKEVKEG